A single window of Nicotiana sylvestris chromosome 3, ASM39365v2, whole genome shotgun sequence DNA harbors:
- the LOC138888219 gene encoding uncharacterized protein, whose translation MAIDMYIQELLVIGDSDLLIHQVQEEWPTKKSKILPYLHYVQELRKRFIKAEFQHVPRVQNEFVDALATLSSMIQHPDKNFIDHISIKIHDQPAYCAHVEEEADRKPWFHDIKKYLAK comes from the coding sequence atggctattgacatgtacattcaagagttgctagtgatcggagattcggacctacttatacatcaggtccaagAAGAATGGCCAACCAAGAaatccaagatactcccgtatctacattatgtacaggaattgagaaagagattCATAAAGgcagaattccaacatgttcccagggtccagaatgaattcgtcgatgcattggctaccctatcatccatgatacaacatccggacaagaacttcattgaccaCATTTcgataaagatccatgatcagccagcttattgtgctcatgttgaggaagaagcagacagaaagccttggtttcatgatatcaagaaaTACTTGGCGAAATGA